A window from Pseudopipra pipra isolate bDixPip1 chromosome 25, bDixPip1.hap1, whole genome shotgun sequence encodes these proteins:
- the GPR37L1 gene encoding G-protein coupled receptor 37-like 1: MPSPALLLVLLLLLLAPGAAGMRSGAGTGSPHRGQGVEGGRTLPTVSQDIPEVQVMRERPRRGTEEDSKSVQQYVPGVRVEFPRPLNSASLHPTRALLPSSTDPSEQQPGVPTDRDRLEPRANLTTVSDKRLQIHNPLYPVTESSYSAYAVMFLSLIVFAVGIIGNLSVMCIVWHNYYMKSAWNSILASLAFWDFLILFFCLPVVIFNEITKRRLLGDVSCRIVPFMEVSSLGVTTFSLCALGIDRFHAATSPQASTRPIEQCQSIIAKLAVIWVGSMTLSVPEILLWQLAQDTSPVNGVVTEYCTMKPSSNLPESVYSLVLTYQNARMWWYFGCYFCLPILFTISCQLVTRRIRGTEKGECRGTKHGQCESHLNCTIIALTVIYGLCTTPENVCNIVVAYMSPDMSKQTLDLLNLINQFFLFFKCSVTPVLLLCLCRPLGQAFMDCCCCCCEGCGPDTASSEGSADSKLKTEMSSSIFFDKPRETPPPLLALGTPC; this comes from the exons ATGCCTTCGCCGGCGCTTCTCCtcgtcctgctgctgctgctgctggccccgggggccgcggggATGCGAAGCGGGGCTGGGACCGGCAGCCCCCACCGTGGCCAGGGTGTGGAGGGAGGCAGGACCCTGCCCACGGTCTCCCAGGACATCCCGGAGGTGCAGGTGATGAGAGAGAGGCCGCGCCGGGGGACGGAGGAGGACTCCAAGTCGGTGCAGCAGTACGTGCCGGGGGTGCGGGTGGAGTTCCCGCGGCCCCTCAACTCCGCCAGCCTGCACCCGACCAGGGCCCTGCTGCCATCCAGCACAGACCCCTCGGAGCAGCAACCGGGGGTCCCCACGGACAGGGACAGGCTAGAGCCCCGAGCCAACCTCACCACCGTGTCCGACAAGCGGCTGCAAATCCACAACCCCTTGTACCCGGTGACCGAGAGCTCCTACAGCGCCTACGCCGTGATGTTCCTGTCCCTCATCGTCTTTGCCGTGGGCATCATCGGAAATCTCTCCGTGATGTGCATCGTGTGGCACAACTACTACATGAAGAGTGCCTGGAACTCCATCCTGGCCAGCCTGGCTTTCTGGGActtcctcatcctcttcttCTGCCTGCCTGTGGTCATCTTCAACGAGATCACCAAGAGGAGGCTGCTGGGGGACGTGTCCTGTCGCATTGTGCCCTTCATGGAG GTATCGTCGCTGGGAGTCACCACCTTCAGCCTCTGCGCCCTGGGCATCGACAGGTTCCATGCAGCCACCAGCCCCCAGGCCAGCACCCGGCCCATCGAGCAGTGCCAGTCCATCATTGCCAAGCTGGCTGTCATCTGGGTGGGCTCCATGACACTGTCGGTGCCAGAGAtcctgctctggcagctggCGCAGGACACGTCACCCGTGAACGGTGTGGTGACGGAGTACTGCACCATGAAGCCCTCGTCCAACCTGCCCGAGTCTGTCTACTCGCTGGTGCTCACCTACCAGAACGCTCGGATGTGGTGGTACTTCGGCTGCTACTTCTGCCTGCCCATCCTCTTCACCATCAGCTGCCAGCTGGTGACCCGCCGCATCCGCGGCACCGAGAAGGGCGAGTGCCGGGGCACCAAGCACGGCCAGTGCGAGAGTCACCTCAACTGCACCATCATCGCCCTGACCGTCATCTACGGGCTCTGCACCACCCCCGAGAACGTCTGCAACATCGTGGTGGCCTACATGTCCCCCGACATGTCCAAGCAGACCTTGGACCTACTCAACCTCATCAACCAGTTCTTCCTGTTCTTCAAGTGCTCGGTGACACCCGTCCTGCTCTTGTGCCTCTGTCGTCCCCTGGGCCAGGCCTTCAtggactgctgctgctgctgctgcgagGGCTGCGGCCCCGACACCGCCTCCAGCGAGGGCAGTGCCGACAGCAAGCTCAAAACCGAGATGTCCTCCTCCATCTTCTTCGACAAGCCCCGGGAGACACCCCCCCCGCTCCTGGCCCTCGGCACCCCATGCTAA